The Thermosipho melanesiensis BI429 sequence ACCTTCTGGTTGTGGTAAAACTACAACTTTAAGAATGATAGCAGGTCTTGAAGAGGTAACAGAAGGAAAGGTTATTATTGATGGAAAAGATGTAACATATCTTGAACCTAGAAAACGTGAAGTTAGTATGGTTTTCCAAAGTTACGCTGTCTGGCCTCACATGACAGTGTATGAAAATATAGCATTTCCATTAAAACTTAAAAAATTTCCTTCCGAAGAAATAGATAAAATAGTAAGGGAAGTAGCGGAAATGGTTAAAATAGAAGAACTTTTGAAAAGATTTCCATCTCAGCTTTCTGGTGGTCAAAGACAGCGTGTAGCTTTGGCAAGAGCCCTTGCAGTAAAACCAAAAATATTTTTAATGGATGAACCACTATCTAATCTTGATGCAAAATTGAGAGTAAAAATGAGAACAGAATTGAAAGCAATTCATCATAAAACTGGTGCTACAACAATATTTGTAACACACGATCAATCAGAAGCTATGTCAATGGCAGATCGCATTATCATAATGAAAAATGGGCGGATTGAACAAGTTGGTACACCTGATGATGTCTATTTTAATAGTGCAAATGTGTTTGTCGCTGGTTTTATTGGTACTCCTCCAACGAATTTCTTTGAAATGGAAGTTGTAAGACAAAGTGGGCGTATTCACTTGAAAAATGAGCATATTGATATACCATTAAATGGTAAAAATGAAAAAATTGTTGAAAGTTATTCAAAAAATAAAATAATTGTTGGTATAAGGCCGGAAAATTTATTGATTACTAATAATAAGGATAAAGCTATTTTTACAGAAAAAATATTAGTTGTAGAACCACAAGGTTCACATCAGATTATAGCCGTTGATCTAGGTGAACAGATAGTAAAAATTGTTGTTCCAGCGTTTCCAAAATATAACCCTGATGAAATGATAAATGTTACATTTGATAGTGAAAGAATAATGCTGTTTGATATTGAGACTAAAAGCAGGTTGGAGGAATATTAATGAAAATAGCACTTATACATTATAGAGCAGGATTAATGGATGGCGTTTCACTTGAAATGGAAAAGTGGAAAAAAACTTTACAAAGAATGGGATACGAAGTTGATATAGTTGCTGGTAATAAAAATGATGTTGTTGATGTTTTAATAACCTCAATTGGTTTTGAAAATCCAAAATTTCGTTTAATAAACAAGAATGCTTTTGAAAAGTTAGAAGATTTTTCAATAGATGAATTGGTATCTATAATATATGAAGAAGCTGATCAAATTTATAACGATTTAGAAGATTCTTTAAAAAATTATGATATAATAATCCCTAACAATATTTGGTCATTGGGTGCATACTTGCCAAACGCTATTGCTCTAACAAGATTTGCTGAAAAACATAAAAATAAGTTATTTATTGGTCATCACCATGATTTTTGGTGGGAAAGAAAATATTTCCTGAACTACCAAGATGAAAGAATAAAAAACATATTGGATTATTATTGCCCTCCTTCTTTGGATAATATTAAGCATGTGGTAATAAATTCACTTGCCGAGGAAGCTTTATATGCAAAAAAAAGACTAGAAGCAGTCGTTATACCAAATGTTATGGATTTTGAAAATCCTCCGTTTATAAGTGATGATATAAATTTAAAGATAAGAGATATGTACAATATTTCTGAAAATTCCATTGTTTTGCTCCAAGCAACTCGAATTACCAAACGAAAAGCTATTGAACTTGCAATAGATCTGGTTAATTTTATGTCTAAACTTTCAAAAAATTACAAAAGTAAGGAAATGTATAATGGAAGAATTTTTGATGGAAATATAGTATTAGCGTTTTCAGGAATGTGTGAAAGTGAAAGTTACAAGTATAAATTACTGGACAAAGCATTTAATTATGGAATTAGAACCGTTAATCTATATCCAAATATTGAAAAAGGTATTTGGAGTTTTTGGAATCTATATAGTATTGCAGATGCTATAACCTATCCTTCAATTCTAGAAGGATGGGGAAATCAATTGCTTGAGGCAATAATTGTAAAAAAACCCGTTATTTTGTTTGAATATGAGGTATTTGAAAAGGACATTAAAAACTCCGGTTTGAATTTTATAAGCTTAGGAAATGATTATGAAATAAAAGATGGGTTTGTTATAGTTAAAGAAGAAATAACAAAAAAAGCTGCAAAAAAACTACTTGAGATACTATTTAATAAAGAACTGTATAAAAAAACAACTACGAGAAATTATGAAATAGGAAAAAAACTGTTTGGATTAGATACACTTTCTGAATTGATTAGAAAGTTAATAGGGCAATAATTACTTTAACAAAAAAATAGGACAAGTAACATAACTTGTCCTATTTTTTTACAGCATAAAATATGAAAGATTTAGTTTATTTAATTTTTTTGAAATAAAAATAACTTCAAGTACTATATTTCCATTATCTGATGTGTCAAAGTATAAGATCATTAATATATTGTATAAGTTGTAATTTTCAGGTGAGTTATCTTCAAAAGACTGATTTATTATCTCAAGTAAAGAATAATAAATTTCTAAAGCCTCATTTGATATTTTGCTATCTTCATTATACGAAACTTCATTGAAAGACTTAGCTATTACATTAAGTTCTTTGTCTAACAAAATAACACAATAAAGATAAATGTCTCCTTTTATTTCAAATTCTTGAATAAATTGTACGGTAACATATATTCGCCGTTTATTTCATTAAATAGAAAGAGATCTAAAATTGTTAAAATGTGATTCTTAAATTTTTCATGGTAGTTTTGATATAGGTATTTATAGCTTTCTTTATTTATACCATAATCTGTTAGCGAAATTTCCGGATTTTTCTCTAATATAAATTTATACAGTTCATTTACCGTGCTAGTAGGAGTATCATACGGAATTATCATGTTGTAATCAATTTTAATACTAAAAAAAGTTACTGATAGAAAATAGGTAGAACTACAAGTAATCTTTTCATGTTTTTCTCCTTTCATTTAATTTATTAAATTATATCAAAAAGATACAAAAAATCAAAAAGTATTGGGGATTTTTCAATTGTGTATAATATAGTTCAATGACAAATAGCAATCATTGCAATTCTATAATTCCAACATTTTTACTTTGGCTTAAAATACAAACTTGTGTGGAATACTAAAAAACTTGGAAGGGAATAAAAATAAATCATTATAATTCATTGGTACCCTTATTGATTGGATTTTATTTAATGAATAAATATTTAGATTTTAGAAAGATAGGTGCTTGGTACTGGAATGTGTTTTTGCAGAAAGGTATTCAGGTTCAATTTGGATAAGCAATAATAAGAACTTACCTATTGTTTTTTGCAAAGATGTCGAACATTGATAAACATGTCGGCGGTGTTGAATATGTTATAATTTGATTAGTCAGTTGATAATTTTTTGAATGGAGGGGCTATTGTGAGACTTGCAGAAGTTATAAGTTACATAGTGGACAAGCCACTTGAACCTGTAAGTGAAAATTTGCTGGTCAACAGAACAACAGAAATCAGAAATTTGAACAACATTATAAAGCACCATCCCATGGGAATTTTCGGAGTAGCTGGTGAAACTGGTATAGGAAAAACGACGGTACTCAATTTTATTGGATGTGACAACGTTTTTTCAAGACGTATTACACTGACTTTCAGGGAATCTGTAGAAAGTATTTTGTACGA is a genomic window containing:
- a CDS encoding ABC transporter ATP-binding protein is translated as MATLELVNLSKRYGKKVWGAKDVNLKVNDGEFVVFLGPSGCGKTTTLRMIAGLEEVTEGKVIIDGKDVTYLEPRKREVSMVFQSYAVWPHMTVYENIAFPLKLKKFPSEEIDKIVREVAEMVKIEELLKRFPSQLSGGQRQRVALARALAVKPKIFLMDEPLSNLDAKLRVKMRTELKAIHHKTGATTIFVTHDQSEAMSMADRIIIMKNGRIEQVGTPDDVYFNSANVFVAGFIGTPPTNFFEMEVVRQSGRIHLKNEHIDIPLNGKNEKIVESYSKNKIIVGIRPENLLITNNKDKAIFTEKILVVEPQGSHQIIAVDLGEQIVKIVVPAFPKYNPDEMINVTFDSERIMLFDIETKSRLEEY
- the mggS gene encoding mannosylglucosylglycerate synthase, with translation MKIALIHYRAGLMDGVSLEMEKWKKTLQRMGYEVDIVAGNKNDVVDVLITSIGFENPKFRLINKNAFEKLEDFSIDELVSIIYEEADQIYNDLEDSLKNYDIIIPNNIWSLGAYLPNAIALTRFAEKHKNKLFIGHHHDFWWERKYFLNYQDERIKNILDYYCPPSLDNIKHVVINSLAEEALYAKKRLEAVVIPNVMDFENPPFISDDINLKIRDMYNISENSIVLLQATRITKRKAIELAIDLVNFMSKLSKNYKSKEMYNGRIFDGNIVLAFSGMCESESYKYKLLDKAFNYGIRTVNLYPNIEKGIWSFWNLYSIADAITYPSILEGWGNQLLEAIIVKKPVILFEYEVFEKDIKNSGLNFISLGNDYEIKDGFVIVKEEITKKAAKKLLEILFNKELYKKTTTRNYEIGKKLFGLDTLSELIRKLIGQ